From one bacterium Scap17 genomic stretch:
- the nusG gene encoding transcription termination/antitermination protein NusG, translated as MSKRWYVIHAYSGFEKQVMRSLNERVKLYAMEDHFGEILVPVEEIVEMRDGKRRKSERKFYPGYVLVEMDMNDESWHLVNETPRVMGFIGGTPEKPAAITQKEADAMLRRVQDGTDKPRPKTLFEPGETVRVTDGPFADFNGVVEEVNYEKSRLQVSVLIFGRATPVELEFSQVEKD; from the coding sequence ATGTCCAAGCGTTGGTATGTCATACACGCCTATTCCGGTTTCGAAAAGCAGGTCATGCGTTCGCTCAACGAGCGTGTGAAGCTTTACGCCATGGAAGATCATTTCGGTGAGATTCTCGTGCCGGTCGAAGAAATCGTCGAAATGCGTGACGGCAAGCGCCGCAAGAGCGAGCGCAAGTTCTACCCGGGCTACGTGCTGGTCGAGATGGACATGAATGATGAGTCCTGGCACCTGGTGAATGAAACCCCGCGCGTCATGGGTTTCATTGGCGGAACCCCGGAGAAGCCGGCGGCGATTACCCAGAAGGAAGCCGACGCCATGCTGCGTCGCGTTCAGGACGGTACCGACAAGCCGCGACCGAAGACTCTCTTCGAGCCGGGTGAGACGGTGCGTGTCACTGATGGCCCGTTCGCCGACTTCAATGGTGTCGTTGAAGAAGTGAATTACGAAAAGAGCCGTCTGCAGGTCAGCGTGCTGATCTTCGGGCGTGCCACGCCGGTAGAGCTCGAGTTCTCCCAGGTCGAGAAGGACTGA
- the rplK gene encoding 50S ribosomal protein L11, producing MAKKVQAYIKLQVAAGKANPSPPVGPALGQHGVNIMEFCKAFNAATQNVEPGLPTPVVITVYSDRSFTFVTKTPPAAVLLLKAAGLKSGSGEPNKKKVGTVTRAQLEEIATTKEPDLTASNLDAAVRTIAGTARSMGLNVEGL from the coding sequence ATGGCCAAGAAAGTACAGGCTTACATCAAGCTGCAGGTCGCAGCCGGTAAAGCTAACCCGAGCCCGCCCGTGGGTCCTGCCCTCGGTCAGCACGGTGTCAACATCATGGAGTTCTGTAAAGCGTTCAACGCCGCTACCCAGAACGTCGAGCCGGGTCTCCCGACTCCCGTGGTCATCACTGTCTACTCCGACCGTAGCTTCACTTTCGTCACCAAGACGCCGCCTGCGGCCGTCCTGCTGCTGAAAGCTGCCGGTCTGAAGTCCGGTTCTGGTGAGCCGAACAAGAAGAAAGTCGGCACCGTGACTCGCGCTCAACTGGAAGAGATCGCGACCACCAAGGAACCGGATCTGACAGCTTCCAACCTGGACGCTGCTGTTCGCACCATCGCCGGTACTGCCCGTAGCATGGGCCTGAACGTGGAGGGTCTTTGA
- a CDS encoding type III pantothenate kinase, giving the protein MILDLDIGNTLSKWRLKDTVSSEIRSRGAVWTREEWRPGEDIPDLDVVTAVRISSVARKQVLDETVELLRKQVGVVHVAHSTREALGVTCGYEEPQRLGVDRWLGALAGHHLTGGCCSVDCGSAITVDFVLPGGKHLGGYILPGLRLMKESLKLGTRNVAIDPDTEVDTLLAPGRNTVEAVNHGIYMAAVSAVNRLYAEVCDREGVALPLLLTGGDARVVARGLRVPHALWPDMVYAGLEALHPLTAAERAGRLSGAPDQPRVPDLEKLRSGLALTQML; this is encoded by the coding sequence ATGATTCTGGATCTTGATATCGGTAATACCTTGTCGAAGTGGCGTCTCAAGGACACCGTTTCCAGCGAGATCCGCTCACGCGGCGCCGTCTGGACGCGAGAGGAATGGCGGCCGGGCGAGGACATTCCTGACCTGGATGTCGTCACGGCCGTGCGTATCTCCAGCGTGGCGCGCAAGCAGGTGCTGGATGAGACGGTGGAATTGCTGCGCAAGCAGGTCGGCGTCGTGCATGTCGCGCACTCGACGCGGGAGGCGCTGGGCGTCACCTGCGGCTATGAAGAACCGCAACGCCTGGGCGTCGATCGCTGGTTGGGCGCGCTCGCCGGCCATCATCTTACCGGGGGGTGTTGCAGTGTCGATTGCGGTAGTGCGATCACGGTGGATTTCGTGCTGCCGGGAGGCAAGCATCTTGGGGGCTATATTCTCCCGGGTCTGCGCTTGATGAAGGAAAGCCTCAAGCTGGGCACACGCAATGTGGCCATCGACCCGGATACCGAAGTGGATACGCTGCTGGCGCCGGGGCGCAATACCGTGGAAGCCGTGAATCATGGCATCTACATGGCGGCTGTCAGCGCGGTCAATCGCCTCTATGCCGAGGTCTGCGATCGTGAAGGGGTAGCCTTGCCGCTGCTGCTGACCGGCGGTGACGCGCGGGTAGTGGCGCGCGGTCTGCGGGTGCCGCATGCGCTGTGGCCGGATATGGTGTACGCAGGACTGGAGGCGCTGCATCCATTGACCGCTGCCGAACGGGCAGGGCGCCTGTCAGGAGCGCCCGACCAGCCGCGAGTGCCTGATCTAGAAAAACTTCGCTCAGGGCTTGCGCTCACCCAGATGCTTTGA
- a CDS encoding biotin--[acetyl-CoA-carboxylase] ligase: MTIRDLIRLLGDGGYHSGEALGEELGVSRTAVWKQLKKLEALDIPLEAIKGLGYRLANPIELLDGQQIIEALPRETRKHLTRLFVEESVDSTNTFIRERFRQGAGHAEVCLAEVQSAGRGRRGREWETPWGRSLVFSLGWRFESGAASLEGLSLAIGVAVAEVLEADGLPARLKWPNDVLLQIQKDQPKIAGILVEVTGDVSGPCDVVIGIGMNIELPASRREAITQPVAAVRDIIPGASRNRYAARLMESLLALLPEFESQGFAGWQARWNERNAFKGRNVVVLRGDRREEAVAEGVDINGNLEVRMNGETITLAGGEISLRAVS; encoded by the coding sequence ATGACCATCCGTGATCTCATTCGTCTACTTGGAGATGGTGGCTACCACTCCGGAGAGGCCCTGGGCGAAGAGCTCGGGGTGTCGCGTACGGCGGTCTGGAAGCAGCTCAAGAAACTTGAGGCGCTCGACATTCCGCTGGAAGCCATCAAGGGGCTTGGCTATCGACTGGCCAACCCCATCGAGTTGCTCGATGGTCAACAGATCATCGAGGCGCTGCCGCGCGAGACTCGCAAGCATCTGACGCGCCTGTTCGTCGAGGAGTCGGTGGACTCGACCAATACCTTCATCCGCGAGCGCTTTCGACAGGGAGCCGGCCATGCCGAGGTCTGTCTGGCTGAGGTGCAATCGGCCGGGCGTGGCCGTCGTGGGCGTGAGTGGGAGACTCCCTGGGGGCGCAGCCTGGTCTTCTCGCTTGGCTGGCGTTTCGAATCAGGCGCCGCATCGCTTGAGGGTTTGAGTCTGGCGATCGGCGTGGCGGTGGCGGAGGTGCTGGAGGCCGATGGCCTGCCCGCGCGCCTCAAGTGGCCCAACGATGTCCTGCTGCAGATACAGAAGGATCAACCCAAGATCGCCGGCATTCTGGTCGAGGTCACAGGTGATGTGTCCGGCCCCTGTGATGTCGTCATCGGTATCGGCATGAATATCGAGTTGCCGGCGTCCCGACGCGAGGCGATCACTCAACCGGTGGCTGCGGTACGTGACATCATTCCCGGTGCTTCGCGCAATCGCTATGCCGCGCGTCTGATGGAGTCGTTGCTGGCGCTGTTGCCTGAGTTCGAGTCGCAGGGCTTTGCCGGATGGCAGGCGCGCTGGAATGAGCGTAATGCCTTCAAGGGGCGTAATGTGGTGGTTCTGCGCGGAGACAGACGAGAAGAAGCCGTGGCAGAAGGTGTCGATATCAATGGAAATCTCGAGGTGCGCATGAATGGCGAAACCATCACTCTCGCCGGTGGCGAGATCAGTCTGCGCGCCGTCTCATGA
- the secE gene encoding preprotein translocase subunit SecE produces the protein MKQNAEVQEARHDGFKWSVVVILLVLAVAGNAYFADQALLYRVLGVVVLGVAAAALAITTNKGRDVVELASSARREIQRVVWPTRQETVQTTAIVLGAVLIVGLLLWLIDTTLGWLMSGIVS, from the coding sequence ATGAAACAGAACGCCGAGGTGCAGGAAGCGCGCCACGACGGGTTCAAGTGGTCGGTCGTTGTCATTCTTCTTGTGCTGGCTGTTGCTGGCAACGCCTATTTTGCTGACCAAGCGCTGCTTTATCGCGTGCTTGGCGTCGTCGTGCTTGGTGTTGCCGCGGCTGCTCTGGCGATCACGACCAACAAAGGCCGTGATGTTGTCGAGCTGGCAAGTAGTGCGCGCCGCGAGATCCAGCGCGTCGTTTGGCCGACCCGACAGGAAACTGTCCAGACAACTGCCATCGTGCTGGGTGCCGTGCTTATCGTGGGCCTGTTGCTATGGCTCATCGATACCACCCTCGGCTGGCTGATGTCCGGCATCGTCAGTTAA